Below is a genomic region from Microbacterium galbinum.
CTTTCGCTCTGAGTATCACGTGTCACCACACCATAGCCGATGTTTAGTGACACGAGTCAACAGGCTCCAACAGCGAATCGATCTACTGCGTTCGAATGATGCAGAGCGATCCGGCCAGACGACTACGACTCGATCGGTGACGCGAAGACTTGACTCATCAACGTTTCTCGTGAGGAGTTCACATGTCACGCAACATTCCCGCGGCTGACCGCGTCGGCTCGGCTTCTCGACCCGGCGACCCGGCGTACTGCCTCATGAGCTTCATCGGAGGCACTCTGCTTCAGGTCGGAACTCAGGCCACGGCGTACGTCAGCACCCTGGCTCTATCCCCGCTGCACGCAAGCGGGTCGATTGGCTCACGATGAGTGCGTTGCGATGTGCGCGGCGGACGATCGATAGCGCTCAGCAGATCACGCTCGAGATCTCGGAGTTCGTGATCTCGTCTCTTCTCGCGGTGTTGATGGTCGGAGTGGTGATGATCTCTCAGATCGTTCGGATCGCACAGACCTCGGCCGAGCGTCGCGCCGTGGTGCGCTCACTCAAGGCACCTGATCAGGATCTGAAGTCGCGTAAGGCGCGGCGAAAGGAAACGAGGATCCGAGAGATGTATCCGTGACCAGAGAAGCGATGCCCACCAAGACGGGAGGTCAGGCGCAAATCAGCACGAATGCTCCGCGGCGGAGAAGAGCGGAGCTCATCTTCTTCCTGTGTTCGCTGGGTCTGTATTGTGCGTGGACGTCCGCCGTCGTTGCGGGCGCCACAACCGATCTCGACCGGCTCATTCCCACTCCGATGATCCCTCCACGGTCCACGCCGGGACAAGCGGTGGAGGCGTTCGCACTGATAACGCACCCGTACGCCGTTCTGGCGATCACGATCGTGGCAGCCGTAGGATCTTGGCGCCAACGCCAGCGACGACTCTCGACCGCGCTGACGGTCGCCGCTGCGGGCCTCGCGATCTGGGATATCCAGCGCGCGCTCATCAGTCGCCCTCACCCGATTTCGACTTTCGAAGACTCCGTCTCCTCGTGGGGATACTCGTATCCGGCCGGGCACATCGTCGGAGCAACGGTCTTGACCTGGGTGCTCGTCACACTTGCCAACGCGGGGCGGAAGTCCGCTAGATCACGGCGAAAGCGATGGGCGCTCGGCGTCATGTTCATGATCCTCGTCACCATGAGCGTGTGGGCGATGGGCACAGGCCGTCTGAGCGACCTCATCGGAGGTTTCCTCCTTGGCGTCAGCATCGCAACGAGCGCATTGTGGCTCAGCGGTGTGGAAGATCTAGGGAGGATGTGGCGCCTACGCAACCTGCCTGTCCATACAGGGGGCAGAGCGGCAGTGATCTACAACCCGGCGAAGATCCTCGACATAGACCTCTTTCGCCGCCGCGTCCTCTTCGCATTGGCGCGGAGCGGTTGGGAGCCGCCGCTGTGGATCGAAACGCGGCAGGACGACCCGGGCCGCGCGATGGCAAGGTATGCCATCTCCGAGGGGGTTGATCGCGTGCTCGTTGCGGGAGGCGACGGCACAGCGCGGACAGTCTGCGCGGAGCTCGCGAGCACGAGTATCCCCGTTGCCCTGATTCCCGCCGGTACGGGGAACCTGTTGGGTCGGAACCTCGGGATCTCCTTGGACGAGGACGAGGCACTCGAGGTTGCACTGCACGGACAGCGTCGGGCGATCGACATGGTCCGCTGGGCCGTTGACGGAAGGGCGACACCATTCGCCGTGATGGCTGGAGTCGGACTGGACGCTCAGATCATGCGAGACACTAAGGCATCGCTGAAGAAGTGGATCAAGGCGGGAGCTTACGTCCTTGCGGCCGCTCAACAGCGTCGAATGCGACCGTTCAGCGCTACCGTCTCGGTCGATGGAAAGCAGATCTACCGCGGCTCATCTGTCATGGTGCTCCTCGGAAACGTCGGCCGCCTGCAAGGTGGACTGTCTCTGATTCCGGCAGCGGAGCCCGACGACGGAGAGATCCACGTGCTGATCGCGTCCAGCGGGAGCGGTTTCAAAGGATTGGTTCGACTCTTACTCAGCGCGCGGCGGGCGAGCTCGCCGAATGCGACACTCCAACGGGCGAGAGGACAGCACGTCGAGGTGGTGCTCGATCGACCCGTTCCTTACCAACTCGACGGAGACGTCGAGGGCCTTGCAAGCGCCTTCACGGCTCGAGTAGTCCCCGGTGCGCTCGTCGTCATGACTCCTCAGCGCGGATGACGACGAGCGCGTAGCGGGACGTTCTCGGGCGGAATCCCAATGCTCAGCCTTTCAGCCCACCGGCGAACCCTTGGACGATGTACTTCTGGAGCAGGAAGTACGCCACGAGGATCGGCAGAATGCTGATGATGATGCCGGCGAAGATCAGGTTCCACTGCGCGCCGTACTGTCCAACGAAGCCGTAGACGGCGACGGTGATCGTCTTCTGCTGCGACCCGGAGAGGTACAGCAGAGGCGTCAGGAAGTCGTTCCACGTCCAGACCGCGTTGAGGATGGCGACGGTTCCGGTGATGGGTCGGACGAGCGGGAACACCACGGACCAGAACGTGCGGAACGCGCTCGCACCGTCGAGCGCGGCCGCTTCCTCGTACTCCGCGGGGAGTGCCCGCATGAAGCCTGCGTAGAGGAAGATCGAGAACGGCATCGCCCCGCCGACGCCGACGAGGATGACGCCCCACAGGGTTCCGAGAAGACCGAGGTCAC
It encodes:
- a CDS encoding diacylglycerol kinase family protein, with product MPTKTGGQAQISTNAPRRRRAELIFFLCSLGLYCAWTSAVVAGATTDLDRLIPTPMIPPRSTPGQAVEAFALITHPYAVLAITIVAAVGSWRQRQRRLSTALTVAAAGLAIWDIQRALISRPHPISTFEDSVSSWGYSYPAGHIVGATVLTWVLVTLANAGRKSARSRRKRWALGVMFMILVTMSVWAMGTGRLSDLIGGFLLGVSIATSALWLSGVEDLGRMWRLRNLPVHTGGRAAVIYNPAKILDIDLFRRRVLFALARSGWEPPLWIETRQDDPGRAMARYAISEGVDRVLVAGGDGTARTVCAELASTSIPVALIPAGTGNLLGRNLGISLDEDEALEVALHGQRRAIDMVRWAVDGRATPFAVMAGVGLDAQIMRDTKASLKKWIKAGAYVLAAAQQRRMRPFSATVSVDGKQIYRGSSVMVLLGNVGRLQGGLSLIPAAEPDDGEIHVLIASSGSGFKGLVRLLLSARRASSPNATLQRARGQHVEVVLDRPVPYQLDGDVEGLASAFTARVVPGALVVMTPQRG
- a CDS encoding carbohydrate ABC transporter permease, with the translated sequence MYRYTWRTGVLEVVMILVALIFLFPIYVLFNLAFKATGDQSSTLAPPERFTFDNFAQAWSQGGLGNALINSAIVTVVTIAMIVIFSAAAAYPLSRVGARWSKITYFAFLAGLLLPVQLALLPLYQIIRDLGLLGTLWGVILVGVGGAMPFSIFLYAGFMRALPAEYEEAAALDGASAFRTFWSVVFPLVRPITGTVAILNAVWTWNDFLTPLLYLSGSQQKTITVAVYGFVGQYGAQWNLIFAGIIISILPILVAYFLLQKYIVQGFAGGLKG